ACGGCGCCGAGCGCCGTATCGTGCGGCTTGCATGCTCGGTTGGAGCCGGGTTGCGGGTGGATTTGCAGCGGGGCGTGTTCGGGTCGCGTCTTCACCGAACACGCGCAAACGCCGCAATGACGCCACTTCATACCGCGTGTTCGGGAAGGGGGAAATCGAACGGTCGCGGGACAGGTTTGCGGTACCGATACTCGTCATCGTGAGGAACCCATGGCCCGCAAGCCGACCTCTCCCAGCGCATACAGCTTCGAGCGCCTTCTTGCGCGTCTTTCGAATGAGCTCGTGGCCGCGCCCCTGGCGTCGCTCGACGAGGTCATCGTATGTGCACAGAACGCCATCGTGCACTTTCTCGATCTCGATCGGAGTACGCTGTTCGTGTTCGATGAGACCTCGGCCGCCCAGCACTTTCATCTCGCGGCCCGTCCGGGGTTCGAGCAGGTCGACATCGGGCCGCCGCACCTCGAGTTCCCCTGGGTGGCCAGTCAGATACTGGCAGGGAAGATAGTGCGGTTCACGCGCATCGACGATCTGCCCCCGGAGGCGGCCGTCGATTGCGCCACGTTCCATCGCGTCGGTCCGCGCTCGAATGTGACCTTCCCGCTGATTGCCGGTGGGCAGGTATTCGGCGCTCTCGCGTTCGGGGTGCTGCGCGAGGAGAGCGGCGCTGGCTCCCCTCGGTGGTGCGTCGCCTCGCCCTGCTCGCCGAGACCATCGCCAACAGCATCTACCGCAGACGGGCCGATGAGGCGCTGCGCAGCAGCGAGGCGCGCATGCACCCGGCGCTCGACTCGGCCGAGGTCGGCCTGTGGTCGTGGGACGTGGGGGCCGACATGTACTGGGGTTGCGACCTCCTTCGTCGGCTGTACGGTGAGCCAGAAGCGGGGTCATTGCGCGTTGACGATCTCTTCGCGAAGGTCGACGAGCATGATCGCGCGGCGCTTCGTGCGGCCCTCGACGCGTGCCTGGGTGATGCCAGCGAGCTTCGCATCGTGCGTGCAGACGGGCTGGTTCGCTGGATCTCGAGCCGTGGGCGCCTGATTCCCCTGGGGTATGGAGATGCAAAACGTCTTGTCGGCGTGTCGTACGACGTGACCGCGCGCGTGCGGGCCGAGCAGGGCGAGCTGCGCATGCGCGCTGAGCTGGCCCACGTGGCGCGTCTCGCCACC
This window of the Pseudomonadota bacterium genome carries:
- a CDS encoding GAF domain-containing protein produces the protein MARKPTSPSAYSFERLLARLSNELVAAPLASLDEVIVCAQNAIVHFLDLDRSTLFVFDETSAAQHFHLAARPGFEQVDIGPPHLEFPWVASQILAGKIVRFTRIDDLPPEAAVDCATFHRVGPRSNVTFPLIAGGQVFGALAFGVLREESGAGSPRWCVASPCSPRPSPTASTADGPMRRCAAARRACTRRSTRPRSACGRGTWGPTCTGVATSFVGCTVSQKRGHCALTISSRRSTSMIARRFVRPSTRAWVMPASFASCVQTGWFAGSRAVGA